In bacterium, the DNA window CGGCGGGGGTTGAAAAAACGGGAAAAGCCGTTTTGAAGTTTAAAAAACCTTTCTTCAACGAATTTGTGATTGAGTTCAAGAAGGACGCGGAAGAAGTTTTTAAGGCTTTTGAAGAGGAAGGTATATTACCCGGCATACAGCTTAAAGAAGAAGGGCGAAACAGTATTTTATGCTGTGTAACAGAAACAAAAAGCAAAAGCGATATGGATAAATATGTTGAGGTTGTAAAAAAACTGTAAATTCAAAATAGTTTCGGGTTTCGTATTTTACATTTTGAAAGATTGGTTTCGAATATTTTAATTCTCAAAGATACGGTGGATATTAAATGGCGAAGAAAAACGGTACAGGTTTGATTTTTGAGAAAAGCGTTAAAGGGAGAAAAGCGTTTTCACTGCCTGAACCTGCTGCAAAAGGTAATAAGCCGGCCGATTATATTCCGGCAGGATTCTTAAGGTCTTCGCTTGAATTTCCTGAGATATCCGAGCTTGATATCGTAAGGCATTATACCAATCTTGCGTCGAAGAATTTCAGTGTTGACGGCAATTTCTACCCTCTTGGATCCTGCACGATGAAATACAACCCCAAAATTAATGAGCAGATATGCGCTTATGAAGGGTTCAAAGATGTACATCCTCTTTTCCCGTGTAAAAAGGTGCAGGGGTATATGTCTTTGCTGAAAGAGATGGAAAAATTACTTTGTGCAATAACGGGTATGGATGAGTTTTGCCTGCATCCTTCGGCGGGCGCGCACGGCGAATTGCTCGGCCTTATGCTGATCAGGGCTTTCCATGACAAACAGGGCAACAAGCGAAAAAAGATTATTGTGCCCGATTCTTCTCACGGCACCAATCCGTCCAGCGCCGCGATGGCGGGATACAGGATTGCTTCGATAAAATCAGACAGGGACGGCCGGATTGATTTGAACGAACTCAGAAACGCTCTTGATGGCGAGGTTGCCGCTTTAATGATGACAAACCCGAACACTCTGGGACTTTTTGAAGATAAAATACTTGAGATTGCCGGGATGGTCCATGAAAAAGGAGCTCTCCTGTATTATGACGGAGCTAACCTAAACCCGCTGCTCGGATTATGCCGTCCCGGTGATATGGGTTTTGACGTTGTACATCTTAATCTCCACAAAACTTTCTCAACGCCTCACGGCGGAGGCGGACCGGGTTCGGGCCCTGTCGGGGTGAAAAAGAAACTGGAACCGTTTCTTCCGGTTCCTGTTATCAGGAGAGAGGATGATATCCTGACGTTTGATTTTAACCGCCCTGACAGCATAGGCATGATTAAGGCTTTTTGGGGAAACACAGGCGTTATCCTGAAAGCTTTCGCTTATATAACGGCGCTGGGAGATGACGGCTTGAAAAAAACGGGTGAGACTTCAGTGTTAAACGCCAATTATCTGAGGAAAAAACTGGGAGAGCATTATAATATTCCTTTTAACAGGGCCTGTATGCATGAATTTGTGATTTCCGTTAAAGACCTGGCCTCAAAAGGAGTCCATGCGATAGATATCGCGAAAGCTCTTATAGACAGGGGAATACACCCTCCGACGGTATATTTCCCTTTGATAGTGGAAGAATCCATAATGGTTGAACCGACTGAAACCGAGAGCAAATCCACGCTGGATTCTTTTGTCGATGAAATGGTTCAAATCCGGAAAGAGGCGGAACAGAATCCCGGGTCTTTGAAAGATGCGCCGGTCAATATGAGCGTGAAGAGGCTTGATGAATTCAAAGCGGCCAGATTTCCGGATGTAAAGTGGGATTTTAAAACACAAAACTTAGAATAAAAATAAAAAGCCAACAAAAAAAAGAAAAATATTTTAACCACAGATAATACAGATTCACACAGATAAAGAAGTAAGAGCATATAATAAATAAAAAAATAAAAACAAATAAGTATTTAATAAAAATGTCTTTAAGTCTATCTGTATTAAATGGTGTTTATCTGTGGTTGAAAAGCAAATAATAAAAATAGAAGAATAAGGTTATGGATAAAAGTAGAATCTGGCGGCTTTTGGACGACGAACCCAGGAACGCCGGAGAGAATATGGCGGTTGACGAAGCGCTGGCTTTATCGATAGCCGGAGGCGTGTCGCTTCCGGTTCTGAGGCTTTACAGGTGGTCGTCGCCTGCGTTGACCTACGGATATTTCCAGAATCCCGGACAGGAAATAGATATAGAGTATTGCAAAAGTAATAATATAAGTTTTTCAAGAAGGATGACAGGCGGCGGTGTTGTCCTGCACTTCGGGGATTTGACATATTCCGTCATTACGGATATAGGTTTTTTCGGCGTGAGGAATGATGTTATGTCCACATATGAGATACTTCACCGTTCTGTGAAGAATGCATTGGGTTTTCTCGGTATAAATGCCGAATTATGCGTGTTAAACCCGGGCGTGACCGACAGGCGGCGCGGCTTCTGTTTTGTGAAACATTCCAGATATGACCTTTTGGTTGATGATATCAAAATAGCCGGGAGCGCGCAGAGGAGGCTGTCAAATATACTGGTGCATCAGGGATATATTATGTTATACGGCGCGCCGGAAGAAAGCGCTAAGATCCTGAAGGGCGGGAAAAATAACCGCTGCGCGCGCGGCATTGATATACCGTCGGGCTTTCCGCCGAGGGAAGAAATAACATCCTCGATGGCTAAGTCTTTTGAAGATGAGTTTGATTTGAAATTTGAGCGCGGATATTTGAGCGCCGCGGAACGGAAAGATGCGGAACAGTTGAATTTTGATAAATATTCTTCGGACAAATGGAAATACCTGCATTGATTTTTGTTTGGTATATTTATTAAAAATATTATTATATATCATTGAGTTTTTCGGGAGTGCTGTTATGCCGGTTAATAAATATATTTTATCAGCGATTTTTTATACGTTCCTTTTCAGCCTTGCCGGCTGTTCAAAATCCGGGCAGAAACCCGCCAGCCCAGGTAAGATAGAACAGGCGTATAAATATTACCGGGAAAAATCCAAAGAAAATCCCCAAACCGCTTCCTCGACAAAATACAAGTTAAAGCTGGGGATTATATGCCTGAAGATGGGAGATTACAACAAGGCTGTTTCGGAGTTTATTTCTGTAATAGATATAGACCCCGGCATAGCGGAAGCGCATTACAATCTCGCTTACGCGTATCAGATGCTCGGCAACGACGACAGCGCCATAACCGAATACAAGAATGCGATAACCATAAGGCCCGGTTACTCCGATGCGTATAATAATCTCGGCTTGCTTATGGTGGAAAAAGGGTATATTAAGGAAGGGATATATTATTTAAGAAAATCGCAGGAAAATGACAGCGGTTTTTCCCCGGCTTATTACAACCTTGGCGCCGTATATCTTACAAAGGTAAAAGATAATGATATGGCGCTTGATTATTTCGCGAGGTACCTGGAGATTAATCCTTCGGGCGAAAAATCGGAGGATGCAATCAAATACGCTGAACTTTTAAAATCCAAAACCGGCGGAAGAAAAATTGATACAGCGGAGTTATATTATAAAAGAGGGATTTCCGCGCGTGAGGTTGGGGATATAAAAGCCGCAGTTTCCGAATTTCAGAAGAGCATTAAAGATAACCCGCGCTACCCTGACCCTTACAGGGAATTGGGTTTGCTGTATCAGGACAGCCTGCATGACAATGATAAAGCCCTGGCGTATTTTGAACAGTATCTTGAAATGAATTATAAAAGCGGCGACGCCGCGGAGATCATGCGGCGGGTCAAACACCTGAGAAAGAAGGGAAAAGAGCCGGAAATAACTCCCGAAAAAATCGAACCGGAAAAAGCGGGAGCCGCGCCGGCTGAAGAACATAGAAGCGTTAAGTCAAAAGAGCGGGAACTCGCTGAAACCAGGAAAAAAGCCGCAGAATATTATAAATCGGGCGATTATGATAAATCCGCCGAAGCGTATAAATCCGCATTGATGCTGGAACCTGATTCCGCCGATTTAATTTCATCTCTGGGTGTTGTCTGCCTGAAAGCGGGCAATTACGGGGAGGCGAAGGAATATTTTGTCCGGGCTTTGGAAATCAACCCGTCGGATAAAAACAGCATTGAGGGGATTATCGCCGCGGAGAGGAATGCCGGAAATCCGGAGGCCGCGGCGGCTTTGCTTTTGAAATCGGGCAGAAAGGATGAGGCGGCGGATATATACAGGGAAATAGGTTCGAATTTCGCGCAGGAAAAGAAATATACTGAAGCTATAAGTAATTTTGAAAAGGCCGAGGAACTTAATCCCGGATTGAATTTGAAGCAGGAGAAAAATGACGCCGCGAGCCGGAGCGCGAAAATAAAGCTTGCTTCGGGGGATATAAAAGGCGCGGAAAAAATGCTGGAATACCTTAAAGGCAACGGCGCCGCCGGGGAAAATATCCATATATTGAAAGGGGAAATACTTTTGGCGGAAAAAGATTTTTCCGGAGCGGCCGGCGAATTTGAAAAAGCTTATTCTCTTTCCCGAAAACCGGAATTAAAGAAATTAACTGCGGGGGCCCTTGCGTCAGGATGCAGGCAATTAATAAATAAAGGCGACCTGATTCGGGCGGAAGAAATAGCCGGCAAAATAATAGAATACGACCCTTCGCTTTCCGAAATAATTTATGAACTGGCCGAAGCATACCGGGCCAAAGGTAAAGATACAGAATCCGCCTATAAGTACTTTAAACTGTATGCCGATAAATTTCCTTCTGCCGGGCACTCCCGGAAAGCAAAAGCATTTGTGGCGGATTATGAAAAAGCGAAAGAAGAAAAAGATTCATACAGAAAAAAGATGCTGACCGTTGACGAAAGCGCCGCGCAGCATTACAATCTTGCCGTGACCTGTACGAATCAGGCGAATTATGACCGAGCCATCGAAGAGTATAAAAAAGCGATTCAAATAGACCCCACTTTTACCGTGGCGCATTATAATCTCGCCATACTTTACCGCAGGAAAAATAACCTGCCTCTTGCGGCGGATTCTTATAAAAATGCCATAAAATCCGATCCGCGGTTTGAAAAAGCGTATGTAAATATGGGATTTATTTTAAAAGAGGCGGGCGAGTATGATACAGCAATCAGTTACTTTAAAAAAGCGCTGACACTGGACCCGGAAAATCCGGTTGTCCATCTGGGGCTGGCGCAGATATATGATTTAAAAAAATATAATAATGACCTGGCGCTGTATCATTATGAGAAATATCTCGGGCTTGAGCCGAACGGGAAATATTCTGCGGATGTCAGGGCCCGGATAAAAGTTTTAAAAACGCAGTAAACATAATATAATGTATTTATCCGGCAAATAATGTAAATAGAGGAGTTGTCCGTATGGAGAGAAAATTGTATTTATTGTGTGCGTTTTTGTCTGTTGTGGCTGTTTTCGGATGCGCGACTGTGGAAGGGGACCTTGATAATCCTGTTAAAACTGTGGCCGACGCCGCGGCAAAGGGCGTGTCGCTTAAAGGCGAGATGCAGCAGCAGGACAGGGATTCCGTAAATCCTATGGGTATAGAATAATTTTTTACAGCGCTTCAAACCCGCGATATTCTTTTTATGGATGTTGCGGGTTTTTTTTATTTTTTTACAGGTGTCCCGGTACGGCATTCAATTACTTGACAAAAGTGCTTTTTTTGATATAATTGCACTATATTAACAAATTGAAGTAAGTACTTTAATGATTTTCCGGTTTGAAGAAAATCGGGGATTTTTATTTCTTCAGGGCGGAAAAAAATGTCCTTATAAGGTTTTTTGTTATGTCCAAAAAGTTGATTTTTTCCAAAGATATTGTTGAAAAATTCAATATTCCTTACTCCACAGTTACACACTACACGAATATGG includes these proteins:
- the gcvPB gene encoding aminomethyl-transferring glycine dehydrogenase subunit GcvPB, whose product is MAKKNGTGLIFEKSVKGRKAFSLPEPAAKGNKPADYIPAGFLRSSLEFPEISELDIVRHYTNLASKNFSVDGNFYPLGSCTMKYNPKINEQICAYEGFKDVHPLFPCKKVQGYMSLLKEMEKLLCAITGMDEFCLHPSAGAHGELLGLMLIRAFHDKQGNKRKKIIVPDSSHGTNPSSAAMAGYRIASIKSDRDGRIDLNELRNALDGEVAALMMTNPNTLGLFEDKILEIAGMVHEKGALLYYDGANLNPLLGLCRPGDMGFDVVHLNLHKTFSTPHGGGGPGSGPVGVKKKLEPFLPVPVIRREDDILTFDFNRPDSIGMIKAFWGNTGVILKAFAYITALGDDGLKKTGETSVLNANYLRKKLGEHYNIPFNRACMHEFVISVKDLASKGVHAIDIAKALIDRGIHPPTVYFPLIVEESIMVEPTETESKSTLDSFVDEMVQIRKEAEQNPGSLKDAPVNMSVKRLDEFKAARFPDVKWDFKTQNLE
- a CDS encoding lipoate--protein ligase family protein, whose product is MDKSRIWRLLDDEPRNAGENMAVDEALALSIAGGVSLPVLRLYRWSSPALTYGYFQNPGQEIDIEYCKSNNISFSRRMTGGGVVLHFGDLTYSVITDIGFFGVRNDVMSTYEILHRSVKNALGFLGINAELCVLNPGVTDRRRGFCFVKHSRYDLLVDDIKIAGSAQRRLSNILVHQGYIMLYGAPEESAKILKGGKNNRCARGIDIPSGFPPREEITSSMAKSFEDEFDLKFERGYLSAAERKDAEQLNFDKYSSDKWKYLH
- a CDS encoding tetratricopeptide repeat protein — its product is MPVNKYILSAIFYTFLFSLAGCSKSGQKPASPGKIEQAYKYYREKSKENPQTASSTKYKLKLGIICLKMGDYNKAVSEFISVIDIDPGIAEAHYNLAYAYQMLGNDDSAITEYKNAITIRPGYSDAYNNLGLLMVEKGYIKEGIYYLRKSQENDSGFSPAYYNLGAVYLTKVKDNDMALDYFARYLEINPSGEKSEDAIKYAELLKSKTGGRKIDTAELYYKRGISAREVGDIKAAVSEFQKSIKDNPRYPDPYRELGLLYQDSLHDNDKALAYFEQYLEMNYKSGDAAEIMRRVKHLRKKGKEPEITPEKIEPEKAGAAPAEEHRSVKSKERELAETRKKAAEYYKSGDYDKSAEAYKSALMLEPDSADLISSLGVVCLKAGNYGEAKEYFVRALEINPSDKNSIEGIIAAERNAGNPEAAAALLLKSGRKDEAADIYREIGSNFAQEKKYTEAISNFEKAEELNPGLNLKQEKNDAASRSAKIKLASGDIKGAEKMLEYLKGNGAAGENIHILKGEILLAEKDFSGAAGEFEKAYSLSRKPELKKLTAGALASGCRQLINKGDLIRAEEIAGKIIEYDPSLSEIIYELAEAYRAKGKDTESAYKYFKLYADKFPSAGHSRKAKAFVADYEKAKEEKDSYRKKMLTVDESAAQHYNLAVTCTNQANYDRAIEEYKKAIQIDPTFTVAHYNLAILYRRKNNLPLAADSYKNAIKSDPRFEKAYVNMGFILKEAGEYDTAISYFKKALTLDPENPVVHLGLAQIYDLKKYNNDLALYHYEKYLGLEPNGKYSADVRARIKVLKTQ